In Gopherus evgoodei ecotype Sinaloan lineage chromosome 10, rGopEvg1_v1.p, whole genome shotgun sequence, a single window of DNA contains:
- the CALML4 gene encoding calmodulin-like protein 4 isoform X1, which produces MAKFLSQDQINEFKECFSLYDKKQKGKINASDLITVMRCLGTSPTPGEVETHLQGHKIDRKAEVDFSTFLTIMYRQMQQEDPGKEILAALAMMDKQKKGFITASELRAKLTRLGEKLSEDEVDDLLREAKIAPNGMMKYEEFIHTITLPVTDD; this is translated from the exons aaTTCAAGGAATGCTTTTCTCTATATGACAAGAAACAAAAAGGCAAGATAAATGCCAGCGACCTAATCACAGTGATGCGTTGCCTGGGAACCAGCCCAACTCCGGGAGAGGTAGAGACACATCTTCAAGGGCATAAAATTG ACAGAAAGGCAGAAGTGGATTTTTCCACTTTCCTGACCATAATGTACAGGCAAATGCAGCAGGAAGACCCTGGGAAGGAAATCCTGGCGGCCCTAGCAATGATGGACAAGCAGAAGAAGGGTTTCATCACCGCTTCCGAGCTGAGAGCCAAACTCACCAGGCTGGGAGAAAAGCTCTCGGAGGATGAAG TAGATGACCTTCTAAGAGAAGCTAAAATTGCACCAAATGGGATGATGAAATATGAAGAATTCATCCACACCATCACCCTTCCTGTTACAGACGACTGA
- the CALML4 gene encoding calmodulin-like protein 4 isoform X3 produces the protein MAKFLSQDQINEFKECFSLYDKKQKGKINASDLITVMRCLGTSPTPGEVETHLQGHKIDRKAEVDFSTFLTIMYRQMQQEDPGKEILAALAMMDKQKKGFITASELRAKLTRLGEKLSEDEDDLLREAKIAPNGMMKYEEFIHTITLPVTDD, from the exons aaTTCAAGGAATGCTTTTCTCTATATGACAAGAAACAAAAAGGCAAGATAAATGCCAGCGACCTAATCACAGTGATGCGTTGCCTGGGAACCAGCCCAACTCCGGGAGAGGTAGAGACACATCTTCAAGGGCATAAAATTG ACAGAAAGGCAGAAGTGGATTTTTCCACTTTCCTGACCATAATGTACAGGCAAATGCAGCAGGAAGACCCTGGGAAGGAAATCCTGGCGGCCCTAGCAATGATGGACAAGCAGAAGAAGGGTTTCATCACCGCTTCCGAGCTGAGAGCCAAACTCACCAGGCTGGGAGAAAAGCTCTCGGAGGATGAAG ATGACCTTCTAAGAGAAGCTAAAATTGCACCAAATGGGATGATGAAATATGAAGAATTCATCCACACCATCACCCTTCCTGTTACAGACGACTGA